In a single window of the Photobacterium profundum SS9 genome:
- a CDS encoding carbohydrate porin, producing the protein MKRLPIAMAVAAILSPMSVMAELSTTAPSQIPNQNPATLSGDFVDVDTKGKLEQEPATISPPVTEAVDDSLTFSGYARMGAGFTDTDPGSELYDGSIQNGQNIIRTAGSQYQATGRLGNEGHGLEFGLNKRFDHAKGHWDVFIMVDDNYGSGSNWNDGDDKLKIAQAFAGGNGVFAAQPDAYVWAGKRFNGREHVDLNDYFWFMNDGNGGGVDDLDFGFAKFDFSVVAGDNGNNGRYALTTKLHSITITENASVRFLANYGFGSANEVENDDVLLEDVKDSYQLGAIYHQSFTNGWSEFGARYNDGARNQLLGGNGKDGDGMALTAQGEFELSSAWELAYALTYEKNGMEDEDQTWSQAVVRPGYRWNDYLSTWLDVAYDQVEFDGKGTNSSWKATVSQNFGLGSFLGSRPQVRVFATYGELDTEYVGASGAKQGKDSATTIGIMFDAWW; encoded by the coding sequence ATGAAACGACTACCAATAGCAATGGCGGTTGCGGCGATCTTATCGCCAATGTCGGTAATGGCTGAATTATCAACGACAGCACCTTCACAAATTCCTAATCAAAATCCGGCAACGTTATCGGGTGATTTTGTTGATGTTGATACTAAAGGTAAGTTGGAACAAGAGCCCGCAACAATTTCACCACCTGTAACAGAAGCCGTAGATGATAGCTTGACGTTCAGTGGTTATGCGCGAATGGGGGCTGGTTTCACAGACACGGATCCAGGTTCAGAACTGTATGACGGTTCGATTCAAAATGGTCAAAACATCATCCGCACAGCAGGGTCACAATACCAAGCAACAGGTCGTCTTGGTAATGAAGGTCACGGGCTTGAGTTTGGTTTAAATAAGCGTTTTGATCATGCCAAAGGCCACTGGGATGTGTTCATTATGGTCGATGATAATTACGGTAGTGGCTCAAACTGGAATGATGGCGATGATAAACTAAAAATCGCACAGGCATTTGCGGGGGGGAATGGCGTGTTTGCTGCCCAACCTGACGCATATGTATGGGCTGGTAAGCGTTTTAATGGCCGTGAGCATGTTGATCTGAACGATTATTTCTGGTTCATGAATGATGGTAATGGCGGTGGTGTTGACGATCTTGATTTTGGGTTTGCTAAGTTCGATTTTTCGGTAGTTGCTGGTGATAATGGCAACAATGGTCGTTATGCGTTAACCACTAAATTGCACAGTATCACCATAACCGAGAATGCCAGTGTACGTTTCTTGGCGAACTATGGTTTTGGCTCTGCTAATGAAGTTGAAAACGACGATGTCTTGCTAGAAGACGTGAAAGATTCTTACCAATTGGGTGCCATTTATCATCAGTCTTTTACCAATGGTTGGAGTGAATTTGGAGCGCGTTATAACGATGGCGCACGTAATCAGTTATTAGGCGGCAACGGTAAAGACGGTGATGGTATGGCATTAACCGCGCAAGGTGAATTTGAGTTAAGCAGTGCATGGGAATTGGCGTACGCATTAACATACGAAAAGAACGGGATGGAAGATGAAGATCAAACATGGTCACAAGCGGTTGTGCGTCCAGGATACCGTTGGAATGATTACTTGAGTACGTGGCTTGATGTGGCGTATGACCAAGTTGAGTTTGATGGCAAAGGTACGAACTCTTCGTGGAAGGCAACAGTGTCACAAAACTTTGGTTTAGGTAGCTTCTTGGGATCTCGCCCGCAAGTACGTGTATTTGCAACTTATGGTGAATTGGATACCGAATATGTTGGTGCCTCTGGTGCGAAGCAGGGTAAAGACTCAGCAACAACGATCGGCATTATGTTTGATGCGTGGTGGTAA
- a CDS encoding PTS lactose/cellobiose transporter subunit IIA, protein MDLEEQVMGIIINAGQSRSLCYEALRHAKKAEFTEAEGLLKEAQEFANQAHLVQTQLIEADEGEGKTKMTLIMVHAQDHLMTSMLAKELVIEIIELHRRIAVE, encoded by the coding sequence ATGGATTTAGAAGAACAAGTCATGGGTATTATTATTAATGCCGGTCAATCACGCAGCTTATGTTATGAAGCCCTACGACATGCTAAAAAAGCTGAATTTACTGAAGCTGAAGGTTTGTTAAAAGAAGCTCAAGAATTTGCAAATCAAGCTCACCTTGTTCAAACCCAGCTAATTGAAGCGGATGAAGGTGAAGGGAAAACGAAGATGACGTTAATCATGGTTCATGCACAAGATCATTTAATGACCTCAATGCTGGCGAAAGAACTTGTGATTGAAATCATTGAGTTGCATCGTCGTATTGCTGTCGAATAA
- a CDS encoding glycoside hydrolase family 1 protein: protein MKYQFPENFWWGSASSATQSEGAAFDGGKGDNIWDLWYQEQPNRFFNNVSATKASTFYQNYQTDIALMKEIGHNTFRTSFSWSRLIPTGRGEVNQEAVAFYGKVIDELIANDIEPFICLFHFDMPVAMQELGGWESREVVEAYADFADVCFKLYGDRVKHWFTFNEPIVPVEGGYLYDFHYPNVVDFKRAATVAFNTMLAHAEAVKRYRAQQLDGQIGIILNLTPSYPRSQNTADVKAANIADLLFNRSFLDPSVKGEYPQELIAFLQEHDQMPACQEGDLATIAAGNVDLLGVNYYQPRRIQAKLHTVNTDGPFLPEWFFDYYEMPGRKMNPHRGWEIYEQGVYDILTNLRENYGNIPCYISENGMGVEGEEKFIENGQVKDDYRIDFIKGHLTWLHKAVQEGANCKGYHLWTFIDNWSWANAYKNRYGFYRLDLETQTRTVKRSGEWFAQASKANGFD from the coding sequence ATGAAATATCAATTTCCTGAAAATTTTTGGTGGGGCAGTGCCTCATCAGCAACACAATCTGAAGGAGCAGCTTTTGACGGTGGCAAAGGGGATAATATTTGGGACCTTTGGTATCAAGAGCAACCTAACCGTTTCTTTAATAATGTAAGCGCGACAAAGGCGTCAACGTTTTATCAAAATTACCAAACTGATATCGCGTTAATGAAAGAGATTGGTCACAACACATTTCGTACATCGTTCTCTTGGTCACGATTAATACCAACAGGTCGTGGTGAAGTTAATCAAGAAGCTGTGGCATTCTATGGCAAGGTGATTGACGAGTTAATTGCAAACGATATCGAGCCGTTTATTTGTTTATTCCATTTCGACATGCCTGTCGCAATGCAAGAGCTTGGCGGTTGGGAAAGCCGAGAAGTGGTTGAAGCATACGCTGATTTTGCTGATGTTTGTTTTAAGCTTTATGGTGATCGCGTAAAGCATTGGTTTACGTTTAATGAACCGATTGTGCCAGTTGAAGGCGGGTATCTTTATGATTTCCATTACCCTAATGTGGTCGATTTTAAACGTGCAGCCACTGTTGCCTTTAATACGATGCTAGCCCATGCAGAAGCAGTAAAGCGTTACCGCGCTCAGCAACTCGATGGTCAAATTGGTATTATTTTAAATCTGACCCCGTCGTACCCACGCTCACAAAATACTGCCGATGTAAAAGCGGCAAATATTGCTGATTTATTGTTTAATCGCAGCTTCTTAGATCCGTCGGTTAAAGGTGAGTATCCGCAAGAGTTAATAGCCTTTCTGCAAGAACATGATCAAATGCCAGCCTGTCAGGAAGGGGATCTTGCCACTATAGCGGCGGGTAACGTTGATCTACTTGGGGTGAACTATTATCAACCGCGTCGTATTCAAGCCAAATTACATACAGTGAATACAGACGGTCCATTTCTGCCTGAATGGTTCTTTGATTATTACGAAATGCCAGGTCGCAAAATGAACCCACACCGTGGCTGGGAAATTTACGAGCAAGGCGTGTATGACATCCTAACTAACCTTCGAGAAAACTACGGCAATATTCCATGTTATATCTCTGAAAATGGTATGGGGGTCGAGGGTGAAGAGAAATTTATTGAAAACGGCCAAGTAAAAGATGATTACCGTATCGACTTTATTAAAGGACATTTAACCTGGCTACATAAAGCAGTTCAAGAAGGGGCTAACTGTAAGGGTTACCATCTTTGGACATTCATTGATAACTGGTCGTGGGCAAATGCTTATAAAAACCGTTATGGCTTCTACCGCCTCGATCTTGAAACACAAACACGCACTGTAAAGCGCAGTGGTGAATGGTTTGCTCAAGCGTCTAAAGCGAACGGGTTTGATTAA
- a CDS encoding PTS cellobiose transporter subunit IIC, with translation MSALYDKLVGVIEQKITPIAGKIGQQKYVTSIRDGFIAALPFMIVGSFMLVFIFPPFSADSTWGFARAWLDFSDVHRDALMLPFNLSMGIMTVFISVGIASSLARHHDLDPVTTGLLALMSFLLVAAPVQDGMLSMQYFSGQGIFTAIIISIYSTEVYALLKRKNITIKLPPEVPTGVARSFEILIPVLAVILTLHPLNLLIEALTGMIIPQAIMSLVEPLVAASDTLPALLLAVLVCQILWFAGIHGALIVTGIMNPFWMANLSINQAAMAAGEVIPNIFVQGFWDHYLLIGGVGSTLPLAFLLLRSKAIHLRTIGKMGTVPSLFNINEPILFGAPIIMNPVFFLPFILVPMINATLAYFALQMDLVARVVSLTPWTTPAPIGASWAANWAFSPVILCLLCMVSSAMMYLPFLKAYEKQLLEQEAKDEQELVSDQPVTA, from the coding sequence ATGAGTGCCCTATACGATAAATTGGTTGGTGTTATAGAACAAAAAATAACACCAATCGCAGGTAAAATTGGTCAACAGAAATATGTGACGTCCATACGTGATGGTTTTATTGCTGCTTTACCCTTCATGATTGTTGGTTCGTTCATGCTGGTGTTTATTTTCCCTCCTTTTTCTGCAGATTCGACTTGGGGATTTGCCCGTGCATGGTTAGATTTTTCAGACGTACATCGTGATGCACTAATGCTTCCGTTTAATCTTAGTATGGGAATAATGACCGTATTTATTTCGGTCGGAATAGCCTCAAGCTTGGCGCGGCATCATGATTTAGATCCAGTTACTACTGGGCTTCTGGCTTTGATGTCGTTTCTTTTAGTGGCTGCACCTGTTCAAGATGGCATGTTATCGATGCAGTACTTCTCAGGGCAAGGGATCTTCACTGCTATTATTATTTCGATTTATTCGACAGAGGTGTATGCGTTATTAAAACGTAAAAATATCACTATTAAATTACCGCCTGAAGTACCTACAGGTGTGGCACGTTCATTCGAAATTCTTATTCCTGTTTTAGCGGTTATTTTAACCTTACACCCTTTGAATTTATTGATTGAAGCACTGACTGGTATGATTATTCCTCAAGCGATTATGTCGCTCGTCGAGCCTTTAGTTGCTGCTTCTGACACCTTACCCGCGCTGCTGCTTGCGGTACTTGTTTGTCAAATCCTTTGGTTTGCAGGTATTCATGGTGCGCTTATCGTAACGGGTATCATGAATCCTTTTTGGATGGCGAACTTATCGATTAACCAAGCCGCAATGGCTGCCGGTGAGGTGATTCCGAACATTTTTGTCCAAGGTTTTTGGGATCACTACCTATTAATTGGTGGCGTTGGTTCAACATTACCGCTGGCATTCTTATTATTACGTAGTAAAGCAATTCATTTACGTACGATTGGTAAAATGGGTACAGTGCCAAGTTTGTTTAATATCAATGAACCGATTCTTTTTGGTGCTCCTATCATAATGAACCCAGTGTTCTTCCTTCCATTCATCTTAGTACCGATGATTAACGCCACGCTTGCCTATTTCGCTCTGCAAATGGATTTAGTTGCACGTGTTGTGTCGTTAACACCTTGGACGACACCAGCACCGATAGGTGCTTCGTGGGCTGCAAATTGGGCGTTTAGTCCTGTGATTCTTTGTTTATTGTGCATGGTCTCTTCAGCAATGATGTACCTACCTTTCCTGAAAGCGTATGAAAAGCAGCTGCTTGAACAAGAAGCGAAAGATGAACAAGAGTTAGTTTCAGACCAGCCAGTAACTGCGTAA
- a CDS encoding PTS sugar transporter subunit IIB: MKKIMLCCSAGMSTSLLVKKMVIEAGKRSLSVEIKAFGASEFDQNVGNYQVVLLGPQVKYMQSDLQKKADAHGIKVEPINMMDYGMQKGDKVLDFALSLID; the protein is encoded by the coding sequence ATGAAAAAAATTATGCTTTGTTGTTCTGCGGGAATGTCGACCAGTTTGTTGGTTAAAAAAATGGTTATTGAAGCAGGAAAACGTAGCTTATCTGTTGAAATTAAAGCTTTTGGTGCATCTGAGTTTGATCAGAATGTAGGCAATTACCAAGTGGTGCTACTTGGACCTCAGGTGAAATATATGCAAAGTGACTTACAGAAAAAAGCGGATGCTCATGGCATAAAAGTTGAGCCAATCAACATGATGGATTACGGCATGCAAAAGGGTGACAAGGTATTGGATTTTGCTTTATCGCTGATCGATTAA
- a CDS encoding PTS cellobiose transporter subunit IIC, whose translation MNVQLMRVVTNGIEQYISPLANMLTRSKHVSALRDGFQLAMPFVIVGSLFVPLIFPPILQDAGSGIGSAWYRFSVEWRELLLPPFQLTLGLIALMIAFGTSASLAKQYQMPERFSGLTGCLSFLLLAGFYGPEPSEMRYLGGMGIFTALMASFYAIEVIRFFYLRGWYIQLPDEVPTITMQGFKLITPLIFILFTLTLFNAYLQHEFQLLFPQIVELFFQPLLVASDTLTAVLISLLISHLLWFVGIHGALIITGIMNPFWMRSLIENQQALASGVEQLPHIYLQGFWDYYILIGGIGSTLPLIFMAIRSQSKQLRSVGKVGLIPSLFNINEPILFGFPIIMNPLFLIPFICVPLLNASLAWYLTDIGVLDRFVAMLPWSMPAPIGAAWAANGSINNLCMSLLAILNSWFIYKPFFKAHEKMLIEQELKLKRNRSA comes from the coding sequence ATGAATGTACAACTGATGCGGGTCGTCACTAATGGTATAGAGCAATATATATCACCATTAGCAAATATGTTGACTCGTAGTAAGCATGTATCAGCACTTCGCGATGGTTTTCAACTCGCAATGCCTTTCGTAATAGTGGGCAGTCTTTTTGTTCCTTTAATTTTTCCCCCTATATTACAAGATGCAGGCTCAGGTATAGGCAGTGCTTGGTACCGTTTCTCGGTCGAATGGCGTGAACTTCTATTACCGCCCTTTCAGCTAACCCTTGGTTTAATTGCCTTAATGATTGCTTTTGGTACGTCAGCTAGTTTGGCAAAGCAATACCAAATGCCTGAAAGATTCTCTGGATTAACGGGCTGCTTATCTTTTTTATTACTAGCGGGCTTTTATGGTCCAGAACCTTCAGAAATGCGATATTTAGGAGGGATGGGGATTTTTACTGCATTAATGGCAAGTTTTTATGCCATTGAAGTTATACGATTTTTCTATCTTAGAGGGTGGTATATTCAACTACCCGATGAAGTACCTACTATCACCATGCAAGGCTTTAAATTAATAACGCCGTTAATTTTTATTCTTTTTACGCTCACACTGTTTAATGCTTACCTTCAACATGAATTTCAACTTCTTTTCCCACAAATTGTAGAGCTCTTCTTTCAACCGCTACTTGTTGCATCAGATACATTAACAGCCGTGTTAATATCATTATTAATTAGCCACTTACTTTGGTTTGTGGGTATTCATGGTGCGTTAATAATCACAGGGATTATGAACCCATTTTGGATGAGATCTTTAATTGAAAATCAGCAGGCTTTAGCGTCCGGTGTAGAACAATTGCCACACATTTATTTACAAGGTTTCTGGGATTATTATATTTTAATTGGTGGTATAGGCTCAACGCTGCCATTAATATTCATGGCAATACGCAGTCAATCAAAACAACTACGTTCGGTAGGAAAGGTAGGCTTAATACCCTCACTATTTAATATTAATGAACCCATATTATTTGGCTTTCCAATAATTATGAATCCACTGTTCTTAATTCCCTTTATTTGTGTACCGTTACTTAATGCATCACTAGCATGGTACCTAACCGATATCGGAGTCTTAGACAGGTTTGTTGCAATGTTACCTTGGTCTATGCCAGCACCTATCGGTGCTGCTTGGGCTGCAAATGGTAGTATTAATAACCTCTGTATGAGCTTACTAGCCATTCTCAATTCATGGTTTATCTATAAGCCTTTTTTTAAAGCACACGAAAAAATGCTGATCGAACAAGAGTTGAAATTAAAGCGCAACCGCAGCGCATAA